Below is a genomic region from Mycolicibacterium neworleansense.
CGAGTCGTATCCGAGCTCAGCGGCGGCAGCCTCGTCGTGGTAGAACGCGCCGTCGTTCTTGACCGCGATCGCATGCTCGCGGATCTTCTCGCGCCCGACCTCGTAGTGCTCAGGATGCCGGTAGTGCATCCCGACGATGCTGGTCGAAAGAGCCACAGCGAATGGCTATCGCGACTCTTTGTGCGGCTGGTGGGTGCCGCAGTTGGGGCAGAACTTCTTGATCTCGAGCCGGTCGGGATCGTTGCGGCGGTTCTTCTTGGTGATGTAGTTGCGGTGCTTGCACACCTCGCACGCCAAAGTGATCTTCGGCCGTACGTCGGTACTCGACGCCACGTCAGTTCTCCCTGCTCAAAATCACGCTCTGCTTTTGATGTTCCTGTAGCGGTGGGGAGGCTCGATCTCCCGACCTCACGATTATGAGTCGTGCGCTCTAACCAGCTGAGCTACACCGCCCCGATCGACGCGGGCGGGGCTCCGCCCGGGCGTCCACCGAGCCCCCTAACGGAATCGAACCGTTGACCTTTTCCTTACCATGGAAACGCTCTGCCGACTGAGCTAAGGGGGCTTGTCCCGCGGCGTTGCGGCTGCGGGGCCTTAAAGAGGGTACAACCTCCCCGGCAGCCGCACCAAACCGCAGGTCAATGCGGCCGCCGGGGAGCTGTTTTGCCTGTTCGGCTAGTCCAGGAGCCAATCGTTGGGTGCGAACAGCTCGCAGTGCACCCGCTCGTGGGCGATTCCGCGGTCACTCAGTTGGGCGCGGACCGCCTCGATGAATCCGGCCCCACCGCACAGGTAGTACGCGGCGTCAGCGGGCAGTTCGATGCCGTCGAGCTTGAGCAGCCCGGCATGCACGCCCGGAGCGCCCGCGGTCACGCCGTCCTCGTACCAGAGGTCGAGGCTCGCGTTGGGCAATGCGTCGATCAGCTCGTGCTGACGCTCGCGCAGCGGATGGACGCTGTCGCCGCGGTCGGCATGCAGGACTCGGACGTGAGCGTCGGGCGCCTCGGCGGCCAGGAATTCCAGGATCCCGACCATC
It encodes:
- the rpmG gene encoding 50S ribosomal protein L33, with translation MASSTDVRPKITLACEVCKHRNYITKKNRRNDPDRLEIKKFCPNCGTHQPHKESR